A region of Lycium barbarum isolate Lr01 chromosome 1, ASM1917538v2, whole genome shotgun sequence DNA encodes the following proteins:
- the LOC132600353 gene encoding uncharacterized protein LOC132600353 isoform X2 → MKKMHSSRIVVQALPAPGAPDYWDTEKSKKSGTKLRKLNNNASFSRGKYNKDVDDFIPRQSERIRNKQNRRINALCLGAPARIMNQENNSHIRSSDNMKSSTQVRSCIQDLSAWKVKKKRSILNSKSNSLENNVITCELENAASVDDGKTSEMGFNTCYEGDLVIGSSEIRACPPKNTCDGVEETSRKNPSKSSGTDRDLETCSDRCSDISKGHIFVTSESKSVSEVENRNEAVPNVDNSMTSESGVNNAAIEMRGLRIYPRLEVLITYSRKRRKNSSAPASSLPFITTNATSSFPITENKTTTSSDRYQVSISYSNNLPEEVTAGGGTLLMGVQQMLLEKAAGDSSCSETWNKKEIIQDDNQKGNINSSVASIKDESPINSKTESSEQEKRNETDAVVNMSYDIEFAKESSRYAMPCDLRASSDTHCIITTNEPLNGERQSATEDSPSQSRASGFVAEKSQITNVGIIPPLGRALNAHSSKKLLVLDVNGLLADIVPLRYVPYSLEASIVVSGKAVFKRPFHDDFLQFCFERFHVGVWSSRIKRNMELVLDFLLGDAKQKLLFCWDQSHCTDTGFPVVGKRRSKPIILKKLKKLWDNYEPDLPWERGEFDESNTLLLDDSPHKALCNPPNTAIFPNSYHYMDEKDDSLGPGGDLRVYLEGLSMAENVQKYVESNPFGQRPITEKNASWRYYRKVIAADVYLQESRANKFSTYKCRH, encoded by the exons ATGAAAAAGATGCATAGCAGTAGGATTGTTGTCCAGGCATTGCCCGCGCCTGGGGCTCCCGACTATTGGGATACTGAGAAGAGTAAGAAGAGTGGTACTAAACTGAGAAAGCTGAACAACAACGCTTCTTTTAGCAGAGGAAAGTATAACAAAGATGTTGATGACTTCATTCCTCGGCAGTCAGAAAGAATAAGAAACAAGCAAAATAGGAGGATCAATGCTTTGTGTTTAGGAGCTCCAGCGAGGATCATGAATCAAGAAAATAATTCACATATACGTTCTTCTGACAATATGAAATCAAGTACACAAGTAAGAAGTTGCATTCAGGACTTGAGTGCATGGAAGGTAAAGAAGAAAAGAAGCATTCTGAACAGCAAGTCCAATTCCTTGGAAAATAATGTAATTACTTGTGAACTGGAAAATGCTGCTTCTGTAGATGACGGTAAAACTTCAGAGATGGGATTTAACACATGCTATGAAGGAGACCTGGTGATCGGCAGTAGTGAGATAAGGGCATGTCCGCCTAAGAATACGTGTGATGGGGTAGAAGAAACTAGTAGGAAGAATCCCTCTAAGTCTAGTGGTACTGATCGTGATCTTGAAACTTGTAGTGATAGGTGCAGTGACATTTCTAAGGGTCACATTTTTGTTACTTCAGAATCAAAATCTGTCTCTGAAGTTGAAAACCGGAACGAGGCAGTTCCTAATGTAGACAATAGTATGACTTCTGAAAGTGGTGTCAACAATGCTGCAATTGAGATGAGGGGTCTACGAATATACCCAAGACTGGAAGTGCTGATAACTTATTCCAGGAAGAGGAGAAAGAATTCTAGTGCTCCTGCAAGCAGTTTACCATTTATCACGACGAATGCTACCTCCTCTTTCCCAATTACGGAAAACAAAACAACCACCAGCTCAGATCGCTACCAAGTGTCTATATCGTACTCCAATAATTTGCCTGAAGAAGTCACTGCCGGAGGTGGTACCTTGTTGATGGGTGTGCAACAAATGTTATTAGAGAAGGCAGCAGGTGACAGTTCATGCAGTGAAACATGGAATAAAAAGGAAATAATTCAGGATGATAATCAGAAAGGGAACATCAACAGTTCAGTGGCTTCCATCAAGGACGAGTCTCCAATAAACTCCAAGACAGAAAGTTCTGAGCAGGAGAAGAGAAATGAGACAGACGCTGTCGTGAATATGTCATATGATATTGAATTCGCTAAAGAGAGTTCGCGTTATGCAATGCCATGTGATCTTAGGGCCTCCAGTGACACTCATTGTATTATCACAACCAATGAACCCTTGAATGGGGAAAGACAATCAGCAACTGAAGATAGTCCTTCTCAGTCAAGAGCGAGTGGTTTTGTAGCTGAGAAGAGCCAAATCACAAATGTGGGTATCATCCCTCCCTTGGGGAGAGCGCTTAATGCACATTCCAGTAAAAAGCTTCTTGTACTTGATGTGAATGGATTACTTGCTGATATTGTTCCACTTCGATACGTCCCATATAGTTTGGAGGCGAGTATCGTTGTATCAGGGAAAGCAG TTTTCAAAAGGCCTTTCCATGACGATTTTCTGCAATTCTGCTTCGAGAGATTCCATGTAGGTGTATGGTCATCAAGGATCAA GAGAAATATGGAATTGGTTCTTGATTTTCTGTTGGGAGATGCCAAGCAAAAGTTGCTGTTTTGTTGG GATCAGTCCCACTGCACTGATACAGGTTTCCCTGTTGTCGGGAAAAGGAGGAGCAAGCCTATTATCTTGAAGAAGCTAAAAAAGTTGTGGGATAATTATGAACCGGATCTTCCGTGGGAGAGAGGTGAATTTGATGAGTCGAACACTCTTCTATTGGACGACTCTCCTCACAAAGCATTGTGTAATCCA CCAAACACAGCAATATTTCCAAATTCATACCACTACATGGATGAGAAAGATGACTCGTTAG GGCCTGGTGGTGATTTGCGTGTTTATCTTGAAGGATTATCCATGGCAGAAAATGTTCAAAAGTATGTGGAGAGTAATCCATTTGGTCAACGACCTATCACTGAAAAGAACGCGTCTTGGCGTTACTATCGTAAGGTTATTGCAGCCGATGTCTATTTACAAGAAAGCCGTGCTAACAAATTCTCTACTTATAAATGTCGACACTGA
- the LOC132600353 gene encoding uncharacterized protein LOC132600353 isoform X1, whose translation MKKMHSSRIVVQALPAPGAPDYWDTEKSKKSGTKLRKLNNNASFSRGKYNKDVDDFIPRQSERIRNKQNRRINALCLGAPARIMNQENNSHIRSSDNMKSSTQVRSCIQDLSAWKVKKKRSILNSKSNSLENNVITCELENAASVDDGKTSEMGFNTCYEGDLVIGSSEIRACPPKNTCDGVEETSRKNPSKSSGTDRDLETCSDRCSDISKGHIFVTSESKSVSEVENRNEAVPNVDNSMTSESGVNNAAIEMRGLRIYPRLEVLITYSRKRRKNSSAPASSLPFITTNATSSFPITENKTTTSSDRYQVSISYSNNLPEEVTAGGGTLLMGVQQMLLEKAAGDSSCSETWNKKEIIQDDNQKGNINSSVASIKDESPINSKTESSEQEKRNETDAVVNMSYDIEFAKESSRYAMPCDLRASSDTHCIITTNEPLNGERQSATEDSPSQSRASGFVAEKSQITNVGIIPPLGRALNAHSSKKLLVLDVNGLLADIVPLRYVPYSLEASIVVSGKAVFKRPFHDDFLQFCFERFHVGVWSSRIKRNMELVLDFLLGDAKQKLLFCWDQSHCTDTGFPVVGKRRSKPIILKKLKKLWDNYEPDLPWERGEFDESNTLLLDDSPHKALCNPPNTAIFPNSYHYMDEKDDSLAGPGGDLRVYLEGLSMAENVQKYVESNPFGQRPITEKNASWRYYRKVIAADVYLQESRANKFSTYKCRH comes from the exons ATGAAAAAGATGCATAGCAGTAGGATTGTTGTCCAGGCATTGCCCGCGCCTGGGGCTCCCGACTATTGGGATACTGAGAAGAGTAAGAAGAGTGGTACTAAACTGAGAAAGCTGAACAACAACGCTTCTTTTAGCAGAGGAAAGTATAACAAAGATGTTGATGACTTCATTCCTCGGCAGTCAGAAAGAATAAGAAACAAGCAAAATAGGAGGATCAATGCTTTGTGTTTAGGAGCTCCAGCGAGGATCATGAATCAAGAAAATAATTCACATATACGTTCTTCTGACAATATGAAATCAAGTACACAAGTAAGAAGTTGCATTCAGGACTTGAGTGCATGGAAGGTAAAGAAGAAAAGAAGCATTCTGAACAGCAAGTCCAATTCCTTGGAAAATAATGTAATTACTTGTGAACTGGAAAATGCTGCTTCTGTAGATGACGGTAAAACTTCAGAGATGGGATTTAACACATGCTATGAAGGAGACCTGGTGATCGGCAGTAGTGAGATAAGGGCATGTCCGCCTAAGAATACGTGTGATGGGGTAGAAGAAACTAGTAGGAAGAATCCCTCTAAGTCTAGTGGTACTGATCGTGATCTTGAAACTTGTAGTGATAGGTGCAGTGACATTTCTAAGGGTCACATTTTTGTTACTTCAGAATCAAAATCTGTCTCTGAAGTTGAAAACCGGAACGAGGCAGTTCCTAATGTAGACAATAGTATGACTTCTGAAAGTGGTGTCAACAATGCTGCAATTGAGATGAGGGGTCTACGAATATACCCAAGACTGGAAGTGCTGATAACTTATTCCAGGAAGAGGAGAAAGAATTCTAGTGCTCCTGCAAGCAGTTTACCATTTATCACGACGAATGCTACCTCCTCTTTCCCAATTACGGAAAACAAAACAACCACCAGCTCAGATCGCTACCAAGTGTCTATATCGTACTCCAATAATTTGCCTGAAGAAGTCACTGCCGGAGGTGGTACCTTGTTGATGGGTGTGCAACAAATGTTATTAGAGAAGGCAGCAGGTGACAGTTCATGCAGTGAAACATGGAATAAAAAGGAAATAATTCAGGATGATAATCAGAAAGGGAACATCAACAGTTCAGTGGCTTCCATCAAGGACGAGTCTCCAATAAACTCCAAGACAGAAAGTTCTGAGCAGGAGAAGAGAAATGAGACAGACGCTGTCGTGAATATGTCATATGATATTGAATTCGCTAAAGAGAGTTCGCGTTATGCAATGCCATGTGATCTTAGGGCCTCCAGTGACACTCATTGTATTATCACAACCAATGAACCCTTGAATGGGGAAAGACAATCAGCAACTGAAGATAGTCCTTCTCAGTCAAGAGCGAGTGGTTTTGTAGCTGAGAAGAGCCAAATCACAAATGTGGGTATCATCCCTCCCTTGGGGAGAGCGCTTAATGCACATTCCAGTAAAAAGCTTCTTGTACTTGATGTGAATGGATTACTTGCTGATATTGTTCCACTTCGATACGTCCCATATAGTTTGGAGGCGAGTATCGTTGTATCAGGGAAAGCAG TTTTCAAAAGGCCTTTCCATGACGATTTTCTGCAATTCTGCTTCGAGAGATTCCATGTAGGTGTATGGTCATCAAGGATCAA GAGAAATATGGAATTGGTTCTTGATTTTCTGTTGGGAGATGCCAAGCAAAAGTTGCTGTTTTGTTGG GATCAGTCCCACTGCACTGATACAGGTTTCCCTGTTGTCGGGAAAAGGAGGAGCAAGCCTATTATCTTGAAGAAGCTAAAAAAGTTGTGGGATAATTATGAACCGGATCTTCCGTGGGAGAGAGGTGAATTTGATGAGTCGAACACTCTTCTATTGGACGACTCTCCTCACAAAGCATTGTGTAATCCA CCAAACACAGCAATATTTCCAAATTCATACCACTACATGGATGAGAAAGATGACTCGTTAG CAGGGCCTGGTGGTGATTTGCGTGTTTATCTTGAAGGATTATCCATGGCAGAAAATGTTCAAAAGTATGTGGAGAGTAATCCATTTGGTCAACGACCTATCACTGAAAAGAACGCGTCTTGGCGTTACTATCGTAAGGTTATTGCAGCCGATGTCTATTTACAAGAAAGCCGTGCTAACAAATTCTCTACTTATAAATGTCGACACTGA
- the LOC132600346 gene encoding uncharacterized protein LOC132600346 — protein MYGQGNYGTQIGQNANTSRPQLQQWPPPPPPMMPHGHPPGPPQVGQHGPPAYQHAHPGVRHPCPPFPVSTSGSDSSLFYPLPPPPPPSAQQHSQWNPSMHHVPPAIAPGAPRVLPPPPPLGQMPYRGAIHQPSPDSMQLFHHNLPPPPPLPPNLQNPGFSTPSGFDPSTHSRNNDSHVQPAVPGPPQPPLPPSPPGDPPLPPSSPPLISSTTNANGAKDEGAFEHDGGIVYREGLPVSKNLASGLPSSPPKPISLAFPGEGSSIQLINSINSAPSHSAADSDMEMEDDITQLDEDQQMHSFGDEKQLQDSLTEDILHQNSSYCGSLEPEEQRQDSPYRAPSSPPAPSSEANGLNRDNEPFLDDQVQISSSLEKGLSHPSASPTDKEVDLENVDSQLMEAASPFRLIQGYASDDSLDNASENCLGDLGCLTVPPPSEVATITARTDTGKSPLSSVKPSNSVARDDKESFAAVKFEDSTDHSNGNRLSLKSDTAPGGPHGENVLGVDDNDSFDLVRKDAKDKSPTRKVDEYGRLVREGVSDSDSDDSPRYKRRHGKRGRSRSRSRSPYDRRRRKSPRKRKDRRDRSRSISPKRRRSRSKSPSRHGLSFGGDKMRRDRDYPPQCFDFLRGKCYRGASCRYFHAELDKSGRSGSHRSKHQHRDLPPMSKDSDMHDSRDSHTHGNIGNNHDRSKNQDIPDMETKDMKETEPTSQLYGKENQMELADSPVIVAEVEKLPGDAAGGGPSSVGNMGINQSEDHVSDQMLLNADEKLKEECDSSILELSSVQTSFMVPPVQFPQFVSAKDSCPSDVLQTTPLSASFPSLPQASSTAFAQQMPRDHYLPPSFNSAYIGSAPPYQAPFPHQPSPFAVPLSSSWNSLPPRPALSQAPHTQFVNDSSGNAAGGQHSVPQVHFQPNILVSRNDFYASSSPNIPQIGEHHAYVRTQPVYSRGSPTRPPAFLGESTALGELPGPSSNIYPYMQQPHAGRQTDGISRHLAEPGVSSSASRYASDLLEQNQTPRLPDYGGSRFSTHFNPYASTFDQPLTTKFGSDPLIHGRDTLPSNKYGAFSLSNMPTDGHPAESLGSRNITPPSASAAERMFPQPGGNQYDPLYDSIEPSTNSLKKSDPGQKREVTDDSGVMLRLSGSNEPLDVEVNKRQKGDGAIAFTASAENDEFGETAEAEVGAVENGSPNDSSDEEDLPTGEIEMEQLKASGEKKKSKDSRSMRLFKISVANFVKELLKPSWRQGNMSKEVFKTIVKKTVDKVSGAMKSHQIPKSKAKIDHYIDSSQRKLTKLVMGYVDKYVKA, from the exons ATGTATGGTCAGGGTAACTATGGAACTCAGATTGGTCAAAATGCTAATACTTCTAGGCCTCAATTGCAGCAGTGGCCTCCTCCCCCTCCACCTATGATGCCACATGGTCATCCACCAGGACCACCCCAAGTTGGTCAGCATGGCCCTCCTGCATATCAGCATGCCCATCCTGGTGTACGTCACCCTTGTCCACCTTTTCCAGTTTCAACAAGTGGCAGTGATTCTAGTCTATTTTATCCACtgccccctcctcctcctccatCTGCCCAGCAGCATTCACAGTGGAATCCCAGTATGCATCATGTTCCACCTGCAATAGCTCCGGGTGCTCCTAGAGTTCTTCCACCACCTCCACCACTGGGTCAAATGCCTTATAGAGGTGCAATTCATCAGCCATCACCAGACAGTATGCAATTGTTTCATCATAATCTTCCTCCGCCACCGCCACTACCACCTAATTTGCAGAACCCTGGTTTTTCCACACCTTCCGGATTTGACCCCTCCACGCATTCGAGAAACAATGATTCCCATGTACAACCTGCAGTACCTGGCCCTCCTCAGCCACCTTTGCCGCCTTCACCTCCTGGGGATCCACCTCTTCCACCATCTTCACCACCTCTCATATCTTCCACTACAAATGCTAATGGTGCTAAAGATGAGGGGGCGTTTGAGCACGACGGAGGAATTGTTTACAGAGAAGGTTTACCAGTAAGTAAGAATTTGGCCTCAGGTCTTCCATCTTCTCCTCCTAAGCCTATATCACTAGCATTTCCAGGAGAAGGCTCATCAATTCAACTTATTAATTCAATAAACTCAGCTCCGTCTCATTCAGCTGCTGATTCTGATATGGAGATGGAAG ACGATATCACCCAGCTAGATGAAGATCAACAGATGCACTCCTTTGGGGATGAGAAGCAGTTACAGGATAGCTTAACTGAAGATATACTACATCAAAATTCATCGTACTGTGGGTCCTTGGAGCCAGAGGAACAAAGACAAG ATTCTCCATACCGTGCTCCTTCAAGTCCTCCGGCACCATCTTCTGAGGCCAATGGTTTAAACAGGGATAATGAACCCTTCCTGGATGATCAGGTGCAGATATCATCTTCCCTAGAGAAAGGTTTGAGCCATCCTAGTGCATCACCCACTGATAAGGAGGTTGATCTTGAGAATGTTGACAGTCAGCTCATGGAAGCTGCCAGTCCTTTCAGGCTGATTCAAGGCTATGCCTCGGACGACAGTTTAGACAATGCTAGTGAGAATTGTCTTGGAGATCTTGGCTGTTTGACGGTTCCTCCGCCTAGTGAAGTTGCTACTATAACTGCCAGGACTGATACTGGGAAATCACCCTTATCTTCAGTTAAACCTTCAAATTCTGTTGCCAGAGATGATAAAGAATCTTTTGCTGCTGTAAAATTTGAGGATTCCACTGATCATAGTAATGGGAATCGATTATCTTTGAAGAGTGATACTGCTCCTGGAGGACCTCATGGAGAAAATGTTTTGGGTGTTGATGATAATGACAGTTTTGATTTGGTTAGGAAAGATGCTAAGGATAAATCTCCTACACGGAAGGTTGATGAGTATGGGAGATTGGTTAGGGAGGGGGTTAGTGACAGTGATTCTGATGATTCACCAAGGTATAAGCGGAGACATGGAAAAAGAGGAAGAAGCCGGAGCAGAAGCCGCTCTCCATATGataggaggaggaggaagagtcCACGGAAGAGAAAGGACAGGCGGGATCGATCTCGGAG CATCTCTCCAAAAAGACGCAGAAGTAGAAGCAAGTCGCCTTCTAGGCATGGGCTATCTTTTGGTGGCGACAAAATGAGAAGGGACAGAGACTATCCTCCCCAATGCTTTGACTTCCTTCGAGGCAAGTGTTACCGTGGAGCATCGTGTCGATATTTCCATGCTGAGCTTGATAAGAGTGGTAGATCAGGATCACACAGGAGCAAACATCAGCACCGAGATCTTCCACCTATGTCAAAGGATTCTGATATGCACGATTCAAGGGATTCTCATACACATGGAAATATTGGGAATAATCATGATAGATCCAAAAACCAGGATATTCCTGATATGGAAACTAAAGATATGAAAGAAACTGAGCCTACTTCTCAGCTTTATGGAAAAGAGAATCAAATGGAACTTGCTGACAGTCCAGTAATTGTTGCTGAAGTGGAGAAGCTTCCTGGTGATGCTGCTGGGGGCGGGCCCTCCTCAGTTGGAAATATGGGGATTAATCAGTCTGAAGATCATGTCTCTGATCAGATGCTCTTAAATGCAGATGAGAAACTCAAAGAGGAATGTGATTCATCTATTTTGGAGTTATCATCTGTCCAAACATCATTCATGGTCCCACCAGTCCAGTTTCCTCAATTTGTGTCTGCTAAGGACTCGTGCCCATCAGATGTACTCCAAACAACACCCTTATCTGCTTCCTTTCCTTCACTTCCACAGGCTTCAAGTACTGCATTTGCTCAGCAGATGCCCAGAGATCATTACTTGCCCCCATCTTTTAATTCTGCATATATCGGAAGTGCTCCTCCATATCAAGCTCCATTTCCTCATCAACCGTCTCCATTCGCTGTACCTCTGAGTTCCTCTTGGAATTCTCTTCCACCACGTCCAGCACTGTCACAGGCACCACACACTCAATTTGTGAACGACTCCTCTGGAAATGCAGCTGGTGGACAACATAGTGTTCCTCAAGTACATTTTCAACCAAATATATTAGTTTCAAGGAATGACTTCTATGCAAGCTCATCGCCAAATATTCCTCAAATTGGTGAACATCATGCCTATGTGCGGACTCAACCTGTCTACTCTAGGGGATCACCGACTAGACCACCAGCTTTCCTCGGTGAATCTACGGCTCTTGGTGAACTTCCTGGTCCATCTTCTAATATTTACCCTTACATGCAACAGCCACATGCTGGTCGTCAGACCGATGGTATTTCTCGACATCTTGCTGAGCCTGGAGTTAGTTCCTCTGCTTCAAGGTACGCATCTGATTTGTTAGAACAGAATCAAACTCCTCGGTTGCCTGATTACGGTGGATCCAGATTTTCAACTCATTTCAACCCTTATGCATCTACATTTGACCAGCCACTAACTACGAAATTCGGTTCGGATCCTTTAATACATGGAAGAGATACACTACCTAGTAATAAATATGGTGCATTTAGTTTGAGCAATATGCCAACAGATGGCCATCCTGCAGAAAGTCTTGGTTCACGAAATATTACCCCACCATCTGCCAGTGCAGCCGAAAGAATGTTTCCCCAGCCTGGTGGTAACCAGTATGATCCACTCTATGACAGCATAGAGCCATCTACTAACTCACTTAAGAAGTCTGATCCTGGTCAAAAGCGTGAAGTAACTGATGACTCTGGCGTTATGTTAAGGCTCAGTGGATCCAATGAGCCACTAGATGTGGAAGTAAACAAGAGGCAGAAAGGAGATGGAGCTATCGCATTTACCGCATCGGCAGAAAATGATGAATTTGGCGAGACAGCTGAGGCAGAGGTGGGTGCTGTTGAGAATGGAAGTCCAAATGATTCAAGTGATGAGGAAGATCTTCCTACAGGAGAGATAGAGATGGAACAGTTGAAGGCATCTGGGGAGAAAAAGAAAAGTAAAGATTCCAGATCTATGAGGCTTTTCAAGATTTCAGTTGCTAATTTTGTGAAGGAGCTGTTAAAACCATCATGGCGCCAAGGTAATATGAGCAAGGAGGTTTTCAAGACAATAGTCAAGAAAACTGTTGACAAGGTCTCCGGAGCTATGAAAAGCCACCAAATACCCAAGTCTAAGGCAAAAATCGACCATTACATTGACTCATCACAAAGGAAATTAACTAAATTAGTGATG GGCTATGTTGATAAGTACGTCAAGGCATAA